From the genome of Acidobacteriota bacterium, one region includes:
- a CDS encoding glutamine synthetase family protein — MKNFNFQSEKEVLYFLREDKDVRFVRIIFPDVLGREMSFCIPSEEIESAFENGKGFDGSSVEGFARIEESDLNIVPDPKTFRILPWGYEFSGLVWREAVVFGDIFTPRGEHFAGDSRYILKKTLEKNKDFGELFAGPELEFFIFENEDAPKLLDHGGYFHGGKWGEIRKAAMLYLKEMGIDIECDHHEVAPSQHEIDISFSDALTMADSVILTKYVLKRVARKSGLFVSFMPKPITGLCGNGLHLHLSLWKGERNLFFQDGKISELAKRFMMGLIKYGKEIQVILNQWVNSYKRLVPGYEAPVYMAWGMRNRSAYIRVPEYRSGMENSMRIELRSPDPACNIYLALAIIQAAGTEGIKENLELLPPQEKDIYHMGEEEMKEARIETLSRNLKEALELLKGSKLAKETLGEHIHKKIIQNKEIEWERYEKAVGRRFEKEVSPYEVEEYFPGL; from the coding sequence ATGAAAAATTTTAATTTTCAAAGCGAAAAGGAAGTATTGTATTTTTTGAGGGAAGATAAAGATGTTAGATTTGTCCGAATAATCTTTCCTGATGTTTTGGGAAGAGAGATGAGCTTTTGCATTCCTTCAGAGGAGATAGAGTCTGCCTTTGAGAATGGGAAAGGGTTTGACGGAAGTTCTGTGGAAGGATTCGCCAGAATAGAAGAGTCAGATTTGAATATTGTTCCTGATCCAAAGACTTTTAGGATTTTACCCTGGGGCTATGAGTTTTCTGGTTTGGTATGGAGAGAGGCTGTTGTTTTTGGTGATATCTTTACCCCACGAGGTGAACATTTCGCAGGTGATTCCCGCTATATTTTAAAGAAAACTTTAGAAAAAAATAAGGATTTCGGGGAGCTCTTTGCTGGTCCAGAGCTTGAATTCTTTATCTTTGAGAATGAAGATGCTCCTAAGCTTTTAGACCATGGTGGTTATTTCCATGGAGGAAAATGGGGAGAGATCAGGAAGGCAGCCATGCTCTATTTAAAGGAGATGGGAATCGATATTGAATGCGATCATCATGAGGTAGCTCCAAGCCAGCATGAGATTGACATAAGTTTTTCCGATGCCTTAACAATGGCTGACTCGGTAATATTGACAAAATATGTGCTGAAAAGGGTGGCCAGAAAGTCAGGTCTTTTTGTCTCTTTTATGCCAAAACCAATTACAGGGCTTTGTGGGAATGGACTTCATCTACATCTATCATTGTGGAAGGGAGAGAGAAATCTATTCTTCCAAGATGGGAAAATCTCAGAGCTTGCCAAGAGATTCATGATGGGTTTAATCAAATATGGAAAGGAAATTCAAGTAATATTAAATCAATGGGTAAATTCTTATAAAAGGCTTGTTCCAGGGTATGAAGCTCCTGTTTATATGGCTTGGGGAATGAGAAACAGATCCGCCTACATTAGAGTCCCTGAGTATCGATCAGGAATGGAAAACTCGATGCGGATTGAATTAAGAAGTCCTGATCCTGCTTGCAATATCTATTTGGCACTGGCTATTATTCAGGCAGCTGGAACAGAAGGAATTAAAGAAAACTTAGAACTTCTCCCTCCTCAAGAAAAGGACATTTACCACATGGGTGAAGAAGAAATGAAAGAAGCAAGAATTGAAACACTTTCAAGAAATCTAAAAGAGGCATTAGAATTATTAAAAGGGAGTAAACTGGCAAAGGAAACCCTTGGTGAGCATATTCATAAAAAGA